A single Methanocaldococcus bathoardescens DNA region contains:
- a CDS encoding DUF116 domain-containing protein encodes MLSVEGFLQIIGIITITIFALAFISFVLILIIGYVLLKKNKLIFPNLALFLMDNFYSILLKIFLLIGTEDTFYRVGIEFYNKYYEDKFKKTKKRVLILPHCLRNTKCPAKLTPKGVECIFCNRCKIGDIIKVAEENGYKVYIVPGSTFLKRILKEEKPEAVFGVACNRDLFYGMNMLSRKGIPSQGQPLLRDGCINTLVDVDELITRLKSL; translated from the coding sequence ATTTTGAGTGTAGAAGGATTTTTACAAATTATAGGGATAATAACAATAACAATATTTGCATTAGCATTTATATCCTTCGTCTTAATTTTAATTATCGGCTATGTATTATTAAAAAAGAATAAATTAATATTTCCAAATTTGGCTTTATTTTTAATGGACAATTTTTACTCAATACTATTAAAGATATTCCTCCTCATAGGAACTGAAGATACATTTTATAGAGTAGGGATAGAGTTTTACAACAAATATTATGAGGACAAATTTAAAAAAACTAAAAAGAGGGTTTTGATATTGCCCCATTGTCTTAGAAATACAAAATGCCCAGCCAAATTAACACCAAAGGGTGTTGAGTGTATATTCTGCAATAGATGTAAAATAGGGGATATTATAAAAGTTGCTGAAGAAAATGGTTATAAAGTTTATATAGTCCCTGGCTCTACATTTTTAAAGAGAATTTTAAAGGAAGAGAAGCCAGAGGCAGTTTTTGGTGTTGCATGCAATAGAGATTTATTTTATGGAATGAACATGTTATCAAGAAAAGGTATTCCTTCACAAGGACAACCTTTATTAAGGGATGGGTGCATAAATACTCTGGTCGATGTTGATGAATTAATAACAAGATTAAAATCATTATAA
- the comB gene encoding 2-phosphosulfolactate phosphatase, with protein MITLCNEFAEYKCNDVAIVVDVLRASTTITTLLSFIDEVYITTSTSKEENAIYIGERKGKKIENFDFGNSPTEILANKDIIKERYENGEKVVLTTTNGTRVLKNLEAEHIFIGAIVNAKYVAEAVKEFENISLVPCHRENNFAIDDFIGCGIIAKYLNGDFDEFIKAAIELTKHDWMSLILNSSSAENLKNLGYERDVTFALLENSIDAVGIYKKEESKVVRFK; from the coding sequence ATGATAACCTTATGTAACGAATTTGCTGAGTATAAATGCAACGACGTAGCAATAGTTGTTGATGTTTTGAGAGCTTCCACAACAATAACAACGCTCTTATCATTTATTGATGAAGTATATATAACCACCTCAACATCTAAAGAAGAAAATGCAATATATATTGGAGAGAGAAAAGGTAAAAAAATAGAGAACTTTGACTTTGGAAATTCCCCAACTGAGATTTTAGCAAATAAAGATATTATAAAGGAAAGATATGAGAATGGAGAAAAAGTAGTTTTAACAACCACCAATGGGACGAGAGTTTTAAAAAACTTAGAGGCAGAGCATATTTTTATAGGAGCTATAGTTAATGCAAAGTATGTTGCTGAAGCTGTTAAAGAGTTTGAAAATATAAGCTTAGTCCCATGCCACAGAGAGAATAACTTTGCAATAGATGACTTTATTGGATGTGGAATTATAGCTAAATATCTCAACGGAGATTTTGATGAATTCATTAAAGCCGCAATAGAATTAACTAAACATGATTGGATGTCTTTGATTTTGAATTCTTCATCTGCAGAGAATTTAAAAAATCTTGGATATGAAAGAGATGTTACTTTTGCATTATTGGAAAATAGCATAGATGCTGTTGGTATTTATAAAAAAGAAGAAAGTAAAGTTGTTAGATTTAAATAA
- the rnp3 gene encoding ribonuclease P protein component 3 yields MRIDINRIENEEEIKLLKELKWNGFVFYQYDDEFDKDKYEEVKVIGENYKLKVYSGVKIKAESPKELRNKVKKFRDKCHIILVEGGILKINRAAVEMHDVDILSTPELGRKDSGIDHVLARLASNHRVAIEINLKNLLNKDGYERARTLIFFRNNLKLAKKFDVPVVICTDAENKYQIKNPYDLRAFLNTLIEPIYAKKIMETAYKICDFRDYLMRDNVVRYGVEIIKDEE; encoded by the coding sequence ATGAGGATTGATATAAACAGGATAGAAAATGAAGAGGAAATCAAATTACTCAAAGAATTAAAATGGAACGGATTTGTTTTTTACCAGTACGATGACGAGTTTGATAAGGATAAATATGAGGAAGTTAAAGTTATTGGTGAGAATTACAAATTAAAGGTATATTCTGGAGTTAAAATAAAGGCAGAGAGTCCTAAAGAACTAAGAAACAAGGTAAAAAAGTTTAGAGATAAATGTCATATAATATTAGTTGAAGGAGGTATTTTAAAAATAAATAGAGCCGCTGTAGAAATGCACGATGTAGATATTTTATCAACTCCTGAACTTGGAAGAAAAGATAGTGGTATAGACCATGTATTGGCAAGATTAGCATCAAATCACAGAGTGGCTATTGAGATAAATCTCAAAAATCTACTAAACAAAGATGGATATGAAAGAGCAAGAACATTGATATTTTTTAGAAATAACTTAAAATTAGCAAAAAAGTTTGATGTGCCTGTTGTTATATGCACTGATGCTGAAAATAAATACCAAATTAAAAACCCCTACGACTTGAGAGCTTTTTTAAATACGTTAATTGAGCCAATATATGCAAAAAAAATTATGGAAACTGCATATAAGATATGTGATTTTAGAGATTATTTGATGAGAGATAATGTTGTTAGATATGGAGTTGAGATTATAAAAGATGAAGAATAG